Proteins from one Belonocnema kinseyi isolate 2016_QV_RU_SX_M_011 chromosome 8, B_treatae_v1, whole genome shotgun sequence genomic window:
- the LOC117178280 gene encoding kynurenine 3-monooxygenase, with protein sequence MADKSKSLDVAVVGGGLVGALIACFFAKRGHKVRVYEYRTDIRVAESRGQSIDLSLSHRGRAALREVGLEDLIINHHAMPMRGRMIHMKNGTLREMIYDRVNKNCIYSVSRLHLNKVLLDAAEKYPSVRLYFNEKLMEADLENGTMKFLNTSSQQIVDTKADLIIGADGAYSTVRKIMAKRPRYDCGQTYIDHGYVELFVPPKNKNEFVMSHDHLHVWPRGEFMMIALPNSDHTFTGNLFAPFRTLDYLNTPERLLKFYREQFPDVLPLIGEKKLVDDFFETGPKTLISIKCKPYHVGKTALIIGDAAHAMVPFYAQGMNTGFEDVLLLDELMQRYDSDLSKVLPKFSELRCDDAHAICDLAMYNYVEMRELVVRKSFVLRKNLDTLLYWLFPNLWMPLYDTVHFSRMGFRMCMKNKAWQDKIIQRTFWSVATMIIAIVVALMIHGFL encoded by the exons ATGGCGGATAAGTCGAAAAGTCTTGATGTTGCTGTCGTAGGTGGAGGTTTG GTCGGGGCTCTGATCGCTTGTTTCTTTGCAAAGAGAGGTCACAAAGTTCGAGTATATGAGTATCGAACag ACATACGAGTAGCAGAGTCAAGAGGACAAAGCATAGATCTGAGTCTCTCACATCGAGGCCGAGCAGCTCTAAGAGAAGTTGGGCTTGAAGATTTGATTATAAATCATCATGCTATGCCCATGCGGGGTAGAATGATACACATGAAAAATGGAACCCTTAGAGAGATGATATACGATCGTGTTAACAAGAAT tgTATTTATTCCGTCAGCAGATTgcatttaaacaaggttttgttAGATG CTGCTGAAAAATATCCAAGCGTGCGTTTATATTTCAATGAGAAACTTATGGAAGCTGATCTAGAAAATGGAACGATGAAGTTCCTCAA CACAAGTAGTCAACAAATCGTGGATACAAAAGCTGACTTAATAATTGGTGCAGACGGTGCATATTCTACAGTGCGAAAAATAATGGCAAAAAGACCTCGTTACGACTGTGGACAAACCTATATTGATCATGGATATGTTGAATTATTTGTTCCgcccaaaaataaaaacgaa tTTGTGATGAGCCATGATCACTTGCACGTTTGGCCCCGAGGAGAGTTTATGATGATTGCGCTGCCCAATAGTGATCACACCTTCACTGGAAATTTATTCGCACCATTCAGAACATTGGATTATCTGAACACACCGGAACGTCTTTTGAAATTCTATCGAGAACAATTTCCAGATGTCTTGCCGCTGATAGGCGAGAAAAAGCTGGTGGATGATTTCTTTGAAACGGGTCCAAAGACTCTCATCTCAATTAAG TGTAAACCCTACCACGTTGGAAAAACTGCTCTTATAATTGGAGATGCTGCCCACGCAATGGTTCCATTTTACGCGCAAGGAATGAACACT GGTTTTGAAGACGTCCTCCTCCTGGATGAGCTGATGCAACGTTACGACTCGGACCTCTCAAAAGTACTTcccaaattttcagaacttcGCTGTGATGATGCTCACGCTATTTGTGATTTGGCCATGTACAATTACGTTGAG aTGAGAGAATTAGTCGTTAGAAAGTCTtttgtattaagaaaaaatttggataCTCTATTGTACTGGTTATTCCCAAACCTTTGGATGCCTCTCTACGACACGGTACACTTTTCTCGAATGGGATTTAGAATGTGCATGAAGAACAAAGCTTGGCAAGATaag ATAATACAAAGAACTTTTTGGTCTGTAGCTACGATGATAATTGCTATTGTGGTAGCATTAATGATCCACGGATTTTTGTAA
- the LOC117178281 gene encoding diacylglycerol O-acyltransferase 2-like isoform X2 produces MKIWGLNFAPLNVPLSRRLQTLAAAAWIVSFAFGPIIGYVLAAIILLFIPWLRLPLLIYFFFMYCDRNSCIEGGRSSKYTKWMRNCAWWHYFRDFFPIKLVKTTDLDPSRNYLFCSFPHGVLSTGAFCAFGTDTLNCQDLFPGLDFRLLTLEQHFKVPIMRELPASFGCCSASAASLEYLLSNKPEKLPGINPNQKQGTAAVLVVGGATEALLCKPGTYRIVLKRRKGFIKLALKYGTPLVPVISFGETDLYDQVNNPEGSLVRKFQDKWQKITGIAPVLAIGRGLFQYTFGIVPHRKPLVVVVGSPVEIPVIKTPTQEQIDDYHEKFTNQLITLFESEKSKYIKNYESISLTFE; encoded by the exons ATGAAGATTTGGGGACTGAATTTCGCCCCGCTGAATGTTCCTCTCAGTAGAAGATTACAGACCCTCGCAGCGGCTGCCTGGATTGTTAGTTTTGCGTTTGGACCTATAATTGGCTATGTGCTTGCAGCAATCATCCTATTGTTCATTCCATGGCTCCGACTTcctcttttaatatattttttcttcatgtACTGTGACCGAAACTCGTGCATTGAAGGTGGTAGAAg ctcaaaatatacaaaatggaTGAGAAATTGTGCCTGGTGGCATTATTTTAGAGATTTCTTCCCTATAAAGTTAGTGAAAACGACGGATCTAGACCCCTCAAGAAATTATCTTTTCTGCTCCTTTCCTCATGGAGTGCTCTCCACTGGAGCATTTTGTGCATTTGGGACCGACACTCTAAATTGTCAAGATCTTTTTCCGGGTCTTGATTTTAGGCTACTCACATTGGAGCAGCATTTCAAAGTGCCGATCATGAGAGAATTACCAGCAAGTTTTG GATGCTGCAGTGCAAGTGCAGCTAGTTTAGAATATTTACTCTCTAATAAGCCAGAGAAGCTTCCAGGGATAAATCCCAATCAAAAACAAGGTACAGCAGCTGTTCTCGTTGTTGGTGGTGCAACAGAAGCTCTGCTTTGCAAACCAGGAACATACCGAATTGTTCTCAAAAGAAGAAAGGGCTTCATaaaattagctttaaaatatGG gaCACCTTTGGTCCCAGTCATATCATTTGGGGAGACGGATTTATACGATCAAGTAAATAATCCTGAAGGATCTCTCGTGAGGAAATTCCAGGATAAGTGGCAAAAAATAACGGGAATTGCTCCTGTTTTAGCAATAGGGAGAGGTCTTTTTCAATACACGTTTGGAATTGTTCCACATCGTAAACCCCTTGTAGTAGTtg tgGGTTCTCCAGTTGAAATCCCTGTGATAAAAACTCCAACCCAGGAGCAAATTGACGATTACCATGAAAAATTCACGAATCAATTAATCACCTTGTTTGAAAGTGAAAAgtctaaatatataaaaaattatgaaagtattTCTTTGACGTTCGAGTga
- the LOC117178281 gene encoding diacylglycerol O-acyltransferase 2-like isoform X1 — protein sequence MFFSVHQYSAGLSRGIMPLQRLKLLIKKMKIWGLNFAPLNVPLSRRLQTLAAAAWIVSFAFGPIIGYVLAAIILLFIPWLRLPLLIYFFFMYCDRNSCIEGGRSSKYTKWMRNCAWWHYFRDFFPIKLVKTTDLDPSRNYLFCSFPHGVLSTGAFCAFGTDTLNCQDLFPGLDFRLLTLEQHFKVPIMRELPASFGCCSASAASLEYLLSNKPEKLPGINPNQKQGTAAVLVVGGATEALLCKPGTYRIVLKRRKGFIKLALKYGTPLVPVISFGETDLYDQVNNPEGSLVRKFQDKWQKITGIAPVLAIGRGLFQYTFGIVPHRKPLVVVVGSPVEIPVIKTPTQEQIDDYHEKFTNQLITLFESEKSKYIKNYESISLTFE from the exons ATGTTTTTCTCCGTACATCAGTATAGTGCGGGACTTTCTCGAGGCATAATGCCACTCCAACGTTTAAAACTACTCATTAAAAA AATGAAGATTTGGGGACTGAATTTCGCCCCGCTGAATGTTCCTCTCAGTAGAAGATTACAGACCCTCGCAGCGGCTGCCTGGATTGTTAGTTTTGCGTTTGGACCTATAATTGGCTATGTGCTTGCAGCAATCATCCTATTGTTCATTCCATGGCTCCGACTTcctcttttaatatattttttcttcatgtACTGTGACCGAAACTCGTGCATTGAAGGTGGTAGAAg ctcaaaatatacaaaatggaTGAGAAATTGTGCCTGGTGGCATTATTTTAGAGATTTCTTCCCTATAAAGTTAGTGAAAACGACGGATCTAGACCCCTCAAGAAATTATCTTTTCTGCTCCTTTCCTCATGGAGTGCTCTCCACTGGAGCATTTTGTGCATTTGGGACCGACACTCTAAATTGTCAAGATCTTTTTCCGGGTCTTGATTTTAGGCTACTCACATTGGAGCAGCATTTCAAAGTGCCGATCATGAGAGAATTACCAGCAAGTTTTG GATGCTGCAGTGCAAGTGCAGCTAGTTTAGAATATTTACTCTCTAATAAGCCAGAGAAGCTTCCAGGGATAAATCCCAATCAAAAACAAGGTACAGCAGCTGTTCTCGTTGTTGGTGGTGCAACAGAAGCTCTGCTTTGCAAACCAGGAACATACCGAATTGTTCTCAAAAGAAGAAAGGGCTTCATaaaattagctttaaaatatGG gaCACCTTTGGTCCCAGTCATATCATTTGGGGAGACGGATTTATACGATCAAGTAAATAATCCTGAAGGATCTCTCGTGAGGAAATTCCAGGATAAGTGGCAAAAAATAACGGGAATTGCTCCTGTTTTAGCAATAGGGAGAGGTCTTTTTCAATACACGTTTGGAATTGTTCCACATCGTAAACCCCTTGTAGTAGTtg tgGGTTCTCCAGTTGAAATCCCTGTGATAAAAACTCCAACCCAGGAGCAAATTGACGATTACCATGAAAAATTCACGAATCAATTAATCACCTTGTTTGAAAGTGAAAAgtctaaatatataaaaaattatgaaagtattTCTTTGACGTTCGAGTga